A single region of the Silene latifolia isolate original U9 population chromosome 8, ASM4854445v1, whole genome shotgun sequence genome encodes:
- the LOC141596344 gene encoding petal death protein-like: MAPNGTTNGATNGSYTNIVGRKTTMHRLIEEHGSVLMPGVQDALSAAVVEKTGFHAAIVSGYSVSAAMLGLPDFGLLTTTEVVEATRRITKAAPNVCVIVDGDTGGGGPLNVQRFIRELIAAGAKGVFLEDQVWPKKCGHMRGKAVVPAEEHALKIAAAREAIGDSDFFLVARTDARAPHGLEEGIRRANLYKEAGADATFVEAPANIDELKEVSSKTNGLRIANMIEGGKTPLHTPEEFKELGFHLIAHSLTAVYATARALVNIMKILKEKGTTRDDLDQMATFSEFNELISLEPWYEMESKFKSFTPKTT; this comes from the exons ATGGCACCAAATGGTACAACCAATGGTGCAACAAACGGGTCGTACACAAACATTGTCGGTCGTAAGACAACAATGCATAGGTTGATTGAGGAGCATGGGTCAGTCCTTATGCCTGGTGTCCAAGACGCTCTCTCTGCTGCTGTTGTTGAGAAGACCGGCTTCCATGCCGCTATTGTCTCGGGTTACAGTGTCTCTGCTGCCATGCTTGGACTCCCTGACTTTGGCTTGCTCAC GACAACGGAAGTTGTAGAAGCTACCCGTAGAATTACAAAGGCTGCTCCaaatgtgtgtgtcattgttgatggaG ACACCGGCGGAGGTGGTCCACTTAACGTCCAAAGATTTATCCGGGAATTAATCGCAGCTGGTGCTAAAGGAGTCTTCCTTGAG GATCAAGTATGGCCTAAGAAATGTG GTCATATGCGTGGCAAAGCTGTCGTACCTGCTGAGGAACACGCACTCAAGATAGCAGCGGCAAGGGAAGCCATTGGTGACTCTGATTTTTTCCTTGTGGCAAGAACTGATGCACGTGCTCCCCACGGCCTCGAAGAAGGAATTAGGCGTGCTAACCTTTACAAAGAG GCTGGAGCTGATGCTACCTTTGTCGAAGCACCGGCAAACATTGATGAGTTGAAAGAAGTATCTTCAAAAACAAATGGTTTGAGGATTGCAAACATGATTGAGGGAGGAAAGACTCCTTTGCATACTCCAGAGGAGTTTAAAGAATTAGGTTTTCACTTGATTGCTCATTCACTAACTGCAGTGTACGCCACAGCTCGCGCCTTAGTTAACATCATGAAGATCTTGAAAGAAAAGGGAACCACTAGGGATGACTTGGACCAAATGGCTACCTTTTCTGAATTCAACGAGCTTATCAGTTTGGAGCCTTGGTATGAGATGGAATCCAAGTTTAAGAGCTTTACCCCTAAAACTACCTGA